A stretch of Haloferax sp. Atlit-12N DNA encodes these proteins:
- a CDS encoding glutamate--cysteine ligase has protein sequence MELGSADAFDRMGTLGVEEEFYIVDADGRPTSGIDDLVYGPEPPEPLAGRLDHELFKFTIETQTPLIEDPDEAGAAVETVREALVDHAADHGYRIAAAGLHPAAKWRELDHATKPRYQAQLDRIQYPQHRNTTAGLHVHVGVDDADKAVWVANELRWYLAPLLALSANSPFWNGFDTGLASARAKVFENLPNTGMPTAFDDFEDFQRFERRMVEYGSIDDRGELWYDVRPHTGHGTVEIRTPDAQTDPERVADFVEYVHALVLDLADRYESGESGTTVRRELLDENKWRATRYGRDTDFIAPDSEGVVSLESFVESESDRLGVDGLRSLLDAEPGTAVQRRIHEKSGLDALCEHLTLD, from the coding sequence ATGGAACTAGGGTCGGCGGACGCCTTCGACCGAATGGGGACGCTCGGCGTCGAAGAGGAATTCTATATCGTCGATGCCGACGGCCGCCCCACCTCGGGTATCGACGACTTAGTCTACGGACCGGAGCCTCCCGAACCGCTCGCCGGACGGCTCGACCACGAGTTGTTCAAATTCACTATCGAGACGCAGACGCCGCTCATCGAGGACCCCGACGAGGCCGGCGCGGCCGTCGAGACGGTCCGCGAGGCGCTCGTCGACCACGCCGCGGACCACGGCTACCGCATCGCCGCGGCCGGGCTCCACCCCGCCGCCAAGTGGCGCGAACTCGACCACGCGACGAAGCCCCGGTATCAGGCGCAGCTCGACCGAATTCAGTACCCACAACATCGGAACACGACCGCCGGCCTCCACGTCCACGTCGGCGTCGACGACGCGGACAAGGCCGTCTGGGTCGCCAACGAACTCCGCTGGTATCTCGCGCCCCTGCTCGCGCTCTCTGCGAACTCTCCCTTCTGGAACGGCTTCGACACCGGCCTCGCCTCGGCCCGCGCCAAGGTGTTCGAGAACCTCCCGAACACCGGCATGCCGACCGCCTTCGACGACTTCGAGGACTTCCAGCGCTTCGAGCGCCGGATGGTCGAGTACGGCTCGATAGACGACCGGGGCGAACTCTGGTACGACGTGCGCCCCCACACAGGCCACGGGACGGTCGAAATCCGCACCCCCGACGCCCAGACCGACCCCGAACGCGTCGCCGACTTCGTCGAGTACGTCCACGCGCTCGTGTTGGACCTCGCCGACCGCTACGAGTCCGGTGAATCGGGAACGACGGTCCGCCGGGAACTCCTCGACGAGAACAAGTGGCGCGCGACCCGCTACGGCCGAGACACCGACTTCATCGCTCCCGATTCCGAGGGCGTCGTGAGCCTCGAATCGTTCGTCGAAAGCGAGTCCGACCGCCTCGGCGTCGACGGCCTCCGGTCGCTTCTCGACGCCGAACCCGGCACCGCCGTCCAGCGACGGATTCACGAGAAGTCCGGGCTCGACGCCCTGTGCGAACACTTGACGCTGGACTGA
- the corA gene encoding magnesium/cobalt transporter CorA: protein MISALVYGDDGVSAYEETALDAARDAEGTTWVRATAAEEFERVAEAFGVHPLSVEDVRNDARPKAEEYDEYTFVVVRVATLRAGEQVFEEEVQTRPVGLCFGDDWLVTLTRRELEPINYVWNAIEREEPRMLRFGPDFVAYRVIDRIVDEYFGLLDEVGEEIELIEDSIFEGPDPEVLEGLNAVRRDLLSFRKTVWPTREAVGVLARGDPDYVRETTEKYYRDVYDHLVELVDLTETYRDLARGARDIYLNTLSQSTNEVMKTLTVVATIILPLTLVVGVYGMNFDPGASAFNMPELGWAYGYPATMLGMALVSVVLLVYFRRENWL, encoded by the coding sequence GTGATTTCGGCGCTCGTCTACGGCGACGACGGCGTGTCGGCCTACGAAGAGACCGCGTTGGACGCGGCGCGCGACGCCGAGGGGACCACGTGGGTTCGTGCGACCGCCGCGGAGGAGTTCGAGCGCGTCGCCGAGGCGTTCGGCGTCCACCCGCTTTCGGTCGAGGACGTTCGGAACGACGCCCGTCCGAAGGCCGAGGAGTACGACGAGTACACGTTCGTCGTCGTCCGGGTGGCGACGCTCCGCGCCGGCGAACAGGTGTTCGAAGAGGAGGTCCAGACCAGACCCGTGGGACTCTGCTTCGGCGACGACTGGCTCGTGACGCTGACGCGCCGGGAGTTGGAGCCGATAAACTACGTGTGGAACGCCATCGAGCGGGAAGAGCCGCGGATGCTCCGGTTCGGCCCGGATTTCGTGGCCTACCGCGTCATCGACCGCATCGTCGACGAGTACTTCGGGCTGTTGGACGAGGTCGGCGAGGAGATCGAACTCATCGAGGACAGCATCTTCGAAGGGCCCGACCCGGAGGTGCTCGAAGGGCTGAACGCCGTTCGACGCGACCTGCTGTCGTTCCGGAAAACAGTGTGGCCGACCCGCGAGGCCGTCGGCGTGCTCGCCCGCGGTGACCCCGACTACGTCCGCGAGACGACGGAGAAGTACTACCGCGACGTGTACGACCACCTCGTCGAGTTGGTCGACCTGACCGAGACGTACCGCGACCTCGCGCGCGGCGCGCGTGACATCTACCTCAACACCCTCTCGCAGTCGACGAACGAGGTGATGAAGACGCTCACCGTCGTCGCGACCATCATCCTCCCGCTCACGCTCGTCGTCGGCGTCTACGGCATGAACTTCGACCCCGGCGCGTCGGCGTTCAACATGCCCGAACTCGGGTGGGCCTACGGCTACCCGGCGACGATGCTCGGGATGGCGCTCGTCTCCGTGGTCCTCCTCGTCTACTTCCGACGGGAGAACTGGCTCTGA
- a CDS encoding fibrillarin-like rRNA/tRNA 2'-O-methyltransferase, with amino-acid sequence MSDDSSAADADVDLPEGVERRPFGGRQRLSTRGAQVYGEPVDSDGWRAWDAGRSKLGAMLELGMDTGLVGGESVLYLGAASGTTVSHVADFAGPTYAVEFAPRPVRDLVGVAEDRDNLFPLLKDARDPESYAHVVESGIDCLVMDVATRGQATVAVRNRQFLADDGRLLMAVKARSEDVTAEPDDVFDDVVAELDSAYEIIDTARLDRFHADHLGIVARPK; translated from the coding sequence ATGAGCGACGATAGCTCCGCAGCCGACGCCGATGTCGACCTTCCCGAAGGCGTCGAACGCCGGCCGTTCGGCGGCCGACAGCGCCTCTCGACGCGGGGCGCGCAGGTCTACGGCGAACCCGTCGATTCCGACGGCTGGCGCGCGTGGGACGCCGGGCGCTCGAAGCTCGGCGCGATGCTCGAACTCGGCATGGACACCGGCCTCGTCGGCGGCGAGTCGGTCCTCTACCTCGGGGCCGCCTCGGGGACCACCGTCTCGCACGTCGCCGACTTCGCCGGGCCGACCTACGCCGTGGAGTTCGCGCCGCGCCCCGTCCGCGACCTCGTCGGCGTCGCCGAGGACCGCGACAATCTCTTTCCGCTCTTGAAGGACGCGCGCGACCCCGAATCCTACGCGCACGTGGTCGAATCCGGCATCGATTGCCTCGTCATGGACGTGGCGACCCGCGGGCAGGCGACCGTCGCTGTCCGCAACCGACAGTTCCTCGCGGACGACGGTCGGCTCCTGATGGCCGTCAAGGCGCGGAGCGAGGACGTGACCGCCGAGCCGGACGACGTGTTCGACGACGTGGTCGCCGAACTCGACTCGGCCTACGAAATCATCGACACAGCCCGTCTCGACCGCTTCCACGCGGACCACCTCGGTATCGTCGCCCGGCCGAAGTAG
- a CDS encoding group 1 truncated hemoglobin — protein MSAQSLYARIGGREAVEAVVSDFYDRVLADDSVAHYFDDIDMVEQRAHQVKFISAVAGGPVEYDGADMREAHDHLDLSGEDFDAIAEHLAAALDENGVAPEDADAILDEVAALRAPILGQ, from the coding sequence ATGTCTGCGCAGTCACTCTACGCTCGCATCGGCGGCCGCGAGGCCGTCGAAGCAGTCGTCTCGGACTTCTACGACCGCGTCCTCGCCGACGACTCGGTCGCCCACTACTTCGACGACATCGACATGGTCGAACAGCGCGCCCATCAGGTCAAGTTCATCAGCGCCGTCGCGGGCGGTCCCGTCGAGTACGACGGGGCCGACATGCGGGAGGCTCACGACCACCTCGACCTCTCCGGTGAGGACTTCGACGCCATCGCCGAACACCTCGCGGCGGCGCTCGACGAAAACGGCGTTGCCCCGGAAGACGCCGATGCGATTCTCGACGAAGTCGCCGCGCTCAGAGCCCCGATTCTGGGGCAGTAG
- a CDS encoding phosphopantetheine adenylyltransferase: protein MHVALGGTFDPVHDGHLALFERAFELGDVTVGLTSDELAPKTRHVDRYVRPFDDRKADLEAELRPLAEEYDREFEVRELDKPTGIATEEGFDVLIVSPETRGGGERVNEIREEKGLKPLRIEVVEHIPAEDGERISSTRIVSGEIDRHGNLTPDREGRGRTPPSDE, encoded by the coding sequence ATGCACGTCGCGCTGGGCGGGACGTTCGACCCTGTCCACGATGGACACCTCGCGCTGTTCGAGCGGGCGTTCGAATTGGGTGATGTCACGGTCGGACTCACGAGCGACGAACTCGCGCCGAAGACGCGACACGTCGACCGCTACGTCCGGCCCTTCGACGACCGCAAGGCCGACCTCGAAGCCGAACTCCGACCGCTCGCCGAGGAGTACGACCGCGAGTTCGAGGTCCGCGAACTCGACAAACCGACCGGCATCGCGACCGAGGAAGGCTTCGATGTCCTCATCGTCTCGCCCGAGACGCGGGGCGGCGGCGAGCGCGTCAACGAGATTCGCGAAGAGAAAGGCCTCAAACCCCTCCGTATCGAGGTTGTCGAGCACATTCCCGCCGAAGACGGCGAGCGTATCTCCTCGACCCGTATCGTCTCAGGGGAGATAGACCGCCACGGCAACCTCACGCCCGACCGCGAGGGTCGCGGTCGGACACCCCCGAGCGACGAATAG
- a CDS encoding DUF6517 family protein: MLALAALVLTSGCIGFLTGEETLTFESEPATTDATVAENAGYETNGTETFAVNRTLSFGGQERQIAASNHITTYEKTLDLGFFGEAKLGSFSVISTPAVEVAGQPRNPIGDYSNDDLIRLVDNQYQGLSDVEPVSSRNVQMLGQTTNVTKYSATARFGGQEVDVYVHVTKVQHNEDFVIAIGLYPQQLDGEEENVLELIRSVEHPSEA, translated from the coding sequence GTGCTCGCGCTCGCCGCGCTCGTGCTCACGAGCGGCTGTATTGGCTTTCTGACGGGCGAGGAGACCCTGACGTTCGAGTCGGAGCCGGCCACGACGGACGCGACCGTCGCCGAGAACGCCGGCTACGAGACGAACGGGACCGAGACGTTCGCGGTGAACCGCACGCTCTCGTTCGGCGGACAGGAGCGCCAAATCGCCGCCAGTAACCACATCACGACGTACGAGAAGACGCTGGACCTCGGCTTCTTCGGCGAGGCCAAACTCGGCTCGTTCAGCGTCATCTCGACGCCCGCGGTCGAGGTTGCGGGCCAGCCGCGGAACCCCATCGGCGACTACTCGAACGACGATCTCATCCGCCTCGTCGACAACCAGTATCAGGGCCTCAGCGACGTTGAACCCGTCAGCTCTCGCAACGTCCAGATGCTCGGGCAGACCACCAACGTCACGAAGTACAGCGCCACCGCCCGGTTCGGCGGCCAAGAAGTCGACGTGTACGTCCACGTGACGAAGGTCCAGCACAACGAGGACTTCGTCATCGCAATCGGGCTGTACCCCCAACAGCTCGACGGCGAGGAGGAGAACGTCCTCGAACTGATTCGCTCGGTCGAACATCCGTCTGAAGCGTAA
- a CDS encoding transcription initiation factor IIB family protein has translation MSDTTTTRTYSTDAKARDVRPRESERDEKQQDEAQVCPECSGNLVTDEEHGETICEECGLVVEDTVVDRGPEWRAFDSAERDSKSRVGAPTTKMMHDKGLSTNIGWQNKDAYGKSLSPRQREQMQRLRTWNERFRTRDSKERNLKQALGEIDRMASALGLPENVRETASVIYRRALNDDLLPGRSIEGVATAALYASARMAGTPRSLDELEKVSRVDKMELTRTYRYVVRELKLEIKPADPEQYVPRFASELGLSDEAERQARQLLRDAKETGIHSGKSPVGLAAAAVYAAALLTNEKVTQSEVSTVADISEVTIRNRYKELLEVQDGTLFA, from the coding sequence ATGAGCGACACCACAACCACCCGAACCTACAGTACCGACGCAAAGGCCCGGGACGTCCGTCCCCGCGAGTCCGAGCGAGACGAAAAACAGCAGGACGAAGCGCAGGTGTGCCCGGAGTGTAGCGGCAACCTCGTCACCGACGAGGAACACGGCGAGACGATTTGCGAGGAGTGCGGCCTCGTCGTCGAGGACACCGTAGTCGACCGCGGCCCCGAGTGGCGCGCGTTCGACTCCGCCGAGCGCGACAGCAAGTCCCGCGTCGGCGCGCCGACGACGAAGATGATGCACGACAAGGGGCTGTCGACCAACATCGGCTGGCAGAACAAAGACGCCTACGGCAAGTCCCTCTCGCCGCGCCAGCGCGAGCAGATGCAGCGGCTCCGCACGTGGAACGAGCGGTTCCGCACCCGCGACTCCAAGGAGCGCAACCTCAAGCAGGCGCTCGGCGAAATCGACCGCATGGCCTCGGCCCTCGGTCTCCCGGAGAACGTCCGCGAGACCGCCTCGGTCATCTACCGCCGCGCGCTCAACGACGACCTGCTCCCCGGCCGCTCCATTGAGGGCGTCGCCACCGCGGCGCTGTACGCGTCGGCCCGGATGGCGGGCACTCCCCGTTCGCTCGACGAACTGGAGAAGGTCTCGCGCGTCGATAAGATGGAGCTCACCCGAACGTACCGGTACGTCGTCCGCGAGCTGAAGCTCGAAATCAAGCCCGCCGACCCCGAGCAGTACGTCCCGCGGTTCGCCAGCGAACTCGGCCTCTCCGACGAGGCCGAGCGGCAGGCCCGTCAGCTCCTCCGCGACGCGAAGGAGACGGGTATCCACTCCGGCAAGTCGCCGGTCGGCCTCGCCGCCGCCGCCGTCTACGCCGCGGCCCTCCTCACCAACGAGAAGGTGACCCAAAGCGAGGTCTCGACGGTCGCAGACATCTCCGAAGTCACCATCCGCAACCGCTACAAGGAGCTGCTCGAAGTCCAAGACGGCACGCTGTTCGCGTAA
- a CDS encoding transcription initiation factor IIB family protein, which translates to MYSARDQRDNQEWLSRIDAAADGLELGSEARSYASDMFLTQLPDEERSKKAVAAASLYAGALIAGEERSQTAVAESMDVSRLSIQQRWKDLLREAGFRPPSW; encoded by the coding sequence ATGTACAGCGCCCGAGACCAGCGAGACAATCAGGAGTGGCTGTCCCGCATCGACGCCGCCGCCGACGGCCTCGAACTCGGCAGCGAGGCCCGCTCGTACGCCTCGGACATGTTTCTCACGCAGTTGCCCGACGAGGAGCGCTCGAAGAAGGCCGTCGCCGCCGCCAGCCTCTACGCCGGCGCGCTCATCGCCGGCGAGGAGCGCTCACAGACCGCCGTCGCCGAGTCGATGGACGTGTCGCGGCTCAGCATCCAACAGCGCTGGAAGGACCTCCTCCGAGAGGCCGGCTTCCGACCGCCGAGTTGGTGA
- a CDS encoding rubrerythrin-like domain-containing protein, giving the protein MERASYVCRECQTTVSAASYRSTCPECSGELRPTSVTSRRRAGD; this is encoded by the coding sequence ATGGAACGCGCTTCGTACGTCTGTCGTGAGTGTCAAACGACCGTGAGCGCCGCGTCGTACCGTTCGACCTGCCCCGAGTGCAGCGGCGAACTGCGGCCCACGTCGGTAACGAGTCGCCGACGCGCCGGAGATTGA
- a CDS encoding NOP5/NOP56 family protein, with the protein MTDAWFAGADPDDPESGATRVRTGRASAPADWPAEAVDTGFAADETDYYAKLRSATLAAASEAVAERERSDDVQLAHAVRAMDDAERTANELAERVVEWAGTLYEDVPRGLDGVRDIAERNPKTAAEERVVSYATRAVDLLDERDDLRAFIEERAPTAAPNLAEMAGPVLAARLIALAGGLESLAKKPSGTVQVLGAEDALFAHLKGRATSPKHGVIFTHEFVRGTRPQDRGSAARALAGKLSIAARIDHYSGDYRSDLHTELADRMETIRARADEGADE; encoded by the coding sequence ATGACAGACGCATGGTTCGCCGGCGCGGACCCCGACGACCCCGAATCCGGGGCGACGCGAGTCCGAACGGGCCGCGCCTCCGCCCCCGCCGACTGGCCGGCCGAGGCCGTCGATACCGGGTTCGCCGCCGACGAGACCGACTACTACGCCAAACTCCGCTCTGCGACGCTCGCCGCCGCCAGCGAGGCCGTCGCAGAGCGCGAGCGCTCCGACGACGTGCAACTCGCCCACGCGGTGCGCGCGATGGACGACGCCGAACGGACCGCGAACGAACTCGCCGAGCGGGTCGTCGAGTGGGCCGGCACGCTCTACGAGGACGTCCCGCGCGGCCTCGACGGCGTCCGCGACATCGCCGAACGAAACCCCAAGACTGCAGCCGAAGAACGCGTCGTCTCCTACGCCACCCGCGCGGTGGACCTGCTCGACGAACGCGACGACCTCCGGGCGTTCATCGAGGAGCGCGCGCCCACGGCCGCGCCGAACCTCGCCGAGATGGCCGGTCCGGTCCTCGCGGCGCGGCTCATCGCGCTTGCTGGTGGCCTCGAAAGCCTCGCCAAGAAGCCGAGCGGAACGGTCCAAGTGCTCGGGGCAGAAGACGCCCTGTTCGCGCACCTGAAGGGTCGCGCCACGTCACCCAAACACGGCGTCATCTTCACCCACGAGTTCGTCCGCGGGACGCGCCCGCAGGACCGCGGGTCGGCCGCCCGCGCGCTCGCCGGGAAGCTCTCTATCGCCGCACGCATCGACCACTACTCGGGCGACTATCGGTCGGACCTACACACCGAACTCGCCGACCGGATGGAGACGATTCGCGCCCGCGCCGACGAGGGGGCCGACGAATGA
- a CDS encoding winged helix-turn-helix domain-containing protein translates to MSADQSTEGSAESTDEEHSGGAADCAVSEFDDGLVDLLAWILDTETRARIYVYLRQHPHSTSEEVAEGTGLYPSTVREALAELTDDETVERRKRKSSGAGNNPYEYVAIAPSDLVKGVSGQVQEQLNAVFNLDRHLGTDRTDETEPVTITVHEE, encoded by the coding sequence ATGTCTGCGGACCAGAGCACAGAGGGGAGCGCGGAGTCGACGGACGAAGAACACTCGGGTGGCGCGGCCGACTGCGCCGTCTCCGAGTTCGACGATGGGTTGGTGGACCTGCTCGCGTGGATTCTCGACACAGAGACCCGCGCGCGAATCTACGTCTACCTCCGACAGCACCCCCACTCGACGAGTGAGGAAGTCGCCGAGGGGACCGGCCTCTACCCCAGTACGGTTCGGGAGGCGCTGGCCGAACTCACCGACGACGAGACGGTCGAGCGCCGCAAGCGGAAGAGTTCCGGCGCGGGAAACAACCCCTACGAGTACGTCGCAATCGCGCCGAGCGACCTCGTGAAGGGCGTCTCCGGGCAGGTGCAAGAGCAGTTGAACGCCGTGTTCAACCTCGACCGACACCTCGGCACCGACCGCACCGACGAGACCGAACCGGTCACGATTACGGTCCACGAGGAGTAG